The following coding sequences are from one bacterium window:
- a CDS encoding response regulator: MKLRKILIIDDEFPVGYLIKINLEAEGYEAILALSGEEALEKARTSAPDLITLDVLMPEMDGFEVLEALKRDEALNSIPVMMISVINGIRKKRGIQMGAVDYLFKPIDFDNLLNKIRSLEKDNG; encoded by the coding sequence ATGAAACTGCGAAAAATTTTAATTATTGATGATGAATTCCCAGTGGGGTATCTGATCAAGATTAATTTGGAAGCGGAAGGGTATGAGGCAATTCTTGCCTTAAGCGGCGAAGAGGCTTTGGAGAAGGCCAGGACAAGTGCTCCAGACCTTATTACCTTAGATGTGCTTATGCCTGAGATGGATGGCTTTGAAGTGCTGGAAGCTCTCAAGAGAGATGAGGCACTAAATTCAATTCCAGTGATGATGATATCGGTAATTAATGGAATTCGCAAAAAGAGAGGAATCCAGATGGGAGCGGTTGACTACTTATTTAAACCGATCGATTTTGATAATCTGTTAAATAAGATAAGAAGTCTGGAAAAGGACAACGGTTGA